From one Gimesia sp. genomic stretch:
- a CDS encoding MBL fold metallo-hydrolase yields the protein MRIVLLGTGGYHPNDRRHTACLMLPESGIIFDAGTSFFRVPQYMQTRDLQIFLTHAHLDHIVGLSFFLVPMLTGQVDSVKVYGEASKLDAIQNHLFSEEIFPLLPDYEFITLPEQVYVPEQGTLRHIDLEHPGGSVGYRIDWPGHSLAYVTDTSHPKQHLEFVKGVDLLIHECYFPDEQAEWADKTGHSHTTPVAELARDAGVGKLVLTHIDPQQTGDDPVGIEVAQKIFPNTILGEDLMEIEF from the coding sequence ATGCGTATCGTATTGCTGGGAACAGGCGGATACCATCCAAATGATCGTCGACATACCGCCTGTCTGATGCTGCCGGAGTCCGGGATCATCTTTGATGCAGGAACCAGTTTCTTTCGCGTTCCCCAGTACATGCAAACCCGCGACCTGCAGATCTTTCTGACTCACGCGCACCTGGACCATATTGTAGGACTCTCATTCTTTCTGGTTCCGATGCTGACCGGTCAGGTCGATTCTGTCAAAGTCTATGGCGAAGCGTCCAAGCTGGATGCCATTCAGAACCACCTGTTCAGCGAAGAAATTTTCCCGCTGCTTCCCGATTACGAATTCATCACCCTACCTGAACAGGTCTACGTTCCGGAGCAGGGCACTCTCCGCCACATCGACCTGGAACATCCCGGAGGATCAGTCGGCTATCGAATTGACTGGCCCGGCCATTCTCTGGCCTATGTCACTGACACATCTCATCCGAAGCAGCATCTTGAATTTGTCAAAGGTGTCGATCTGCTCATCCATGAATGTTATTTTCCAGACGAGCAGGCTGAATGGGCTGACAAAACCGGACACAGCCACACAACCCCTGTTGCAGAGTTGGCGCGAGATGCCGGCGTTGGAAAGCTGGTCCTGACACATATTGATCCTCAGCAGACAGGCGATGATCCGGTAGGAATTGAAGTTGCCCAGAAGATCTTTCCGAATACAATACTCGGTGAAGATCTGATGGAAATCGAGTTTTAA
- the gnd gene encoding decarboxylating NADP(+)-dependent phosphogluconate dehydrogenase, producing the protein MSKHDIGLVGLAVMGQNLVLNMANHGYSVGVFNRTTSTTDEFVSQKTDEQQITGYHTLQELVDNLATPRKVMLMVKAGPAVDAIIDDLKGMLSPGDIIIDGGNTHFDDTNRRTKEVEDAGLLFIGTGVSGGEEGALKGPSIMPGGSPDGWPHVKSILQDISAKVGENNDIPCCEWVGEAGAGHYVKMVHNGIEYGDMQLICESYYILKHALGLTNEELYKVFDEWNRGELESYLIEITRDIFTVLDGETGDYLVDKILDTAKQKGTGKWMSQHALDLGVPTTLITEAVYARCLSAQKEARVRASKILSGPEKKFEGDRDQFIEDVRQALYASKLCSYAQGYVQLNSAAEHFGWKLNNGDIALLWRGGCIIRSTFLQDIKAAFDQNPELENLLLDDFFRNAVEKAQPSWRRVVATAVELGLPVPSFTAALSYYDGYRQARLPANLLQAQRDYFGAHTYQRIDKEGTFHTDWIRERRLDS; encoded by the coding sequence ATGTCAAAACACGATATCGGCCTGGTCGGCCTGGCAGTGATGGGACAAAACCTGGTCTTGAATATGGCCAATCACGGTTATTCCGTTGGTGTATTCAACCGTACCACAAGCACCACAGACGAATTCGTCAGCCAGAAAACAGATGAGCAGCAGATTACGGGTTACCACACCCTGCAAGAGCTGGTCGATAACCTGGCCACTCCTCGTAAAGTCATGCTGATGGTCAAAGCCGGCCCTGCTGTTGATGCCATTATTGACGACCTGAAAGGCATGCTCAGCCCTGGCGATATCATCATTGACGGTGGAAACACACACTTTGATGATACCAATCGACGGACCAAAGAAGTCGAAGATGCAGGACTCCTGTTTATTGGAACCGGTGTTTCCGGTGGTGAGGAAGGGGCGCTCAAAGGCCCCAGCATCATGCCCGGTGGTTCCCCCGACGGCTGGCCTCACGTCAAATCGATTCTGCAGGATATCTCTGCCAAGGTTGGTGAAAACAACGATATTCCCTGCTGTGAATGGGTAGGAGAAGCGGGTGCCGGCCACTACGTGAAAATGGTTCACAACGGTATCGAATATGGTGATATGCAGCTGATCTGCGAATCATACTACATTCTGAAGCATGCCCTGGGCCTCACAAATGAAGAGCTCTACAAAGTCTTTGATGAATGGAATCGTGGCGAACTTGAAAGTTACCTGATCGAAATCACCCGCGACATCTTCACCGTCCTGGATGGAGAAACCGGCGACTATCTCGTCGATAAGATTCTGGACACCGCCAAACAGAAGGGTACCGGTAAGTGGATGAGCCAGCACGCTCTTGATCTGGGCGTTCCCACCACACTGATTACCGAAGCTGTTTACGCCCGTTGCCTGTCAGCCCAGAAAGAAGCACGCGTCCGGGCTTCCAAAATTCTGAGTGGGCCCGAGAAAAAATTCGAAGGCGACCGGGATCAGTTCATCGAAGACGTTCGCCAGGCACTCTACGCATCCAAACTGTGTAGCTACGCCCAGGGCTACGTACAATTGAACTCCGCCGCAGAACACTTCGGCTGGAAACTCAACAACGGCGACATCGCTCTGCTCTGGCGTGGTGGTTGTATCATTCGTTCTACCTTCCTGCAGGACATTAAAGCCGCCTTCGACCAAAATCCGGAATTGGAAAACCTCCTGCTGGACGACTTCTTCCGCAACGCTGTCGAAAAAGCCCAGCCCAGCTGGCGTCGTGTTGTGGCCACTGCTGTCGAACTTGGCTTGCCAGTTCCCAGCTTCACAGCAGCTCTCAGCTACTATGACGGATATCGCCAGGCAAGACTGCCTGCCAACCTGCTGCAGGCTCAACGTGACTACTTCGGTGCTCACACCTATCAGCGGATTGATAAAGAAGGCACGTTTCACACCGATTGGATTCGTGAGCGTCGCCTCGATTCGTAA
- a CDS encoding aldo/keto reductase, with translation MDYRNLGKAGVRVSPVCLGTMMFGGPTSESDSISIMHKAIDRGINFFDTANMYSTGGSETVVGKALVDRRDKVVLATKGRAPMGDGPNDAGASRVHLMRELDRSLQRMQTDYVDIYYVHTPDYQTPIEETLRTLDDMVRSGKVRYIACSNFRAWRLAEALWTSDVRNLYSFSCVQPLYNIMNRDIEVELLPLCQEKGIGVVSYSPLARGILTGKYQAGKPFPEGSRASRNDKRMNEAELRDVSIELSQEISAYCDKKGVSMTNFALAWCLANPILTSIIIGPRTMEQYDDNMGCLDVEITAEDEEFINSLVPPGEHSGKGFQDPQYPVTGRGK, from the coding sequence ATGGATTACCGTAACTTAGGAAAAGCTGGTGTACGTGTCTCTCCCGTCTGTCTGGGCACGATGATGTTCGGTGGCCCCACCAGCGAGTCTGACTCGATCTCCATTATGCATAAAGCCATCGATCGGGGAATCAACTTCTTCGACACCGCAAACATGTACAGTACAGGTGGTTCAGAAACCGTAGTGGGTAAGGCATTGGTCGACCGCCGTGATAAAGTCGTCCTGGCCACCAAAGGACGGGCTCCCATGGGAGATGGGCCCAACGATGCGGGAGCCAGCCGAGTTCACTTGATGCGGGAACTCGATCGCAGCCTGCAGCGGATGCAGACCGATTATGTTGATATCTATTATGTGCACACCCCCGACTATCAGACTCCGATCGAAGAAACTCTCCGTACTCTGGATGACATGGTCCGCTCTGGTAAGGTCCGCTATATCGCCTGCTCGAACTTCCGTGCCTGGCGTTTAGCCGAGGCCCTCTGGACAAGCGATGTGCGTAATCTCTATTCCTTCAGTTGTGTCCAGCCCCTTTACAACATCATGAACCGAGACATCGAAGTGGAACTGCTGCCGCTCTGTCAGGAGAAGGGGATCGGTGTTGTCAGTTACAGTCCGCTGGCACGTGGCATCCTGACAGGTAAGTATCAGGCCGGCAAACCATTCCCGGAAGGTAGTCGCGCCTCTCGCAATGATAAGCGGATGAACGAGGCGGAACTGCGCGATGTCAGCATCGAACTTTCGCAGGAAATCTCAGCCTATTGCGACAAAAAAGGCGTTTCGATGACGAATTTCGCGCTCGCCTGGTGTCTGGCGAATCCCATTCTGACATCGATCATCATTGGTCCGCGTACTATGGAACAGTACGACGATAACATGGGATGTCTCGATGTCGAGATCACGGCTGAGGATGAGGAATTCATCAACTCACTGGTTCCCCCGGGAGAACACAGCGGAAAAGGTTTCCAGGATCCGCAGTATCCGGTAACGGGCCGCGGCAAATAA
- a CDS encoding class I tRNA ligase family protein translates to MFQKVTDASFIKGEHEILKFWEENQTFAQLRRKNQGKPKWSFLDGPMTANNPMGVHHAWGRTYKDAYQRYYAMTGHELRYQNGFDCQGLWVEVEVEKELGYGTKQEIVSHGIDKFVNECKKRVLKFAARQTEQSVRLGFWMDWDNPDQLRDLAQSVGEETEVTITTPSGKQVTDRADMLVSRLGNPEWGGSYFTFSTENNETIWTFLKKCYERGKVYRGHDVMPWSGRGGSAYSQMEVADGRKLSVHKSIFVRFPLKDRENEYLLIWTTTPWTLTSNVAAAINPDLEYVKLKAKKDDAIYYFAKDNLEYQRLSREYKEGFGRPEWSWPKDVPKLKTLAQIFKEQGGYEIVDTIKGAEMVGWEYTGPFDNLPAQQTPGGYPSDDNLLDQSGISCHKVVDGGRDFKGNPHVVAGEGTGIVHTAPGCGDVDHQLGKQLGLVAIAPLGEDGRFEEGFGEFTGMEAIDPATPELVFEKLKEKELLVSVEQYPHIYPHCWRTGDELIFRLVDEWFINMDWREEIKDITRQIDWVPSSIDGEQHELEWLTNMRDWMVSKKRFWGLALPIWVDEETGDFEVIGSLDELKERAVEGWEALEGHTPHRPWIDQVKLKNPKTGNLMTRIPDVGNPWLDAGIVPFSTMHYNTNQEEWEKWYPADLVTECFPGQFRNWFYALLSMATMMDGTPPFKTLLGYRLVLNEEGKPMHKSDGTAIWFEEAAEQLGVDTMRWMYLAHNPASDLRFGMRNPDEQVTLETPEGPISETREGAPTCLVESKPADEIRRQVLIPLWNSYAFFVNYARLDEFDPSQAAVPVADRPEIDRWILSNLQALLVSAKTEIEAYNYAGFLKNATTFIDDLSNWYIRRNRRRFWRSQDANDTDKLAAYQTLYEVLVTLSQALAPVIPFLTERIYQNLVTSWDKSAPTSVHLCDFPTCDTTLLDEKLNFRSAQAQIMVKLGHKLRDESNQRVRQPLAELRYACQTPEQAEAIESLASTVEEELNIKQVTRCENLDELVSYTYKPNLKTLGPKYGKLLGVLRKELPELGDEVLGPLRRGESVSLELADNQIDLEPDDVLVGTEQAADWASADEQGIQIAISTKLTPELEQEGMARDFVRQIQQLRKEADLEIEDRIIVTYDSQGAAEIEQAVSNWTDYILGETLGDQMDQSQSLTDGKEVTIGNAKALITIQKV, encoded by the coding sequence ATGTTTCAAAAAGTTACCGATGCCAGCTTCATCAAAGGTGAACACGAAATCCTCAAATTCTGGGAAGAGAACCAGACGTTTGCCCAGCTCCGCCGGAAGAATCAGGGAAAACCCAAGTGGAGTTTTCTAGACGGTCCGATGACCGCCAACAACCCGATGGGCGTGCACCATGCCTGGGGAAGAACCTACAAAGACGCCTATCAACGCTATTACGCGATGACGGGCCACGAACTCCGCTACCAGAACGGCTTTGACTGCCAGGGGCTGTGGGTCGAAGTGGAGGTCGAAAAAGAGCTGGGATATGGTACCAAGCAGGAAATCGTCTCTCACGGGATCGATAAATTCGTTAACGAATGTAAAAAGCGGGTACTGAAGTTCGCCGCTCGGCAGACCGAGCAGTCTGTACGACTGGGCTTCTGGATGGACTGGGACAATCCGGATCAGTTACGCGATTTGGCACAGTCCGTCGGTGAAGAGACTGAAGTCACCATCACAACACCCAGCGGAAAGCAGGTGACTGACCGGGCAGACATGCTGGTCTCACGTCTGGGGAATCCGGAATGGGGCGGCAGCTATTTCACCTTCTCGACAGAAAACAATGAAACGATCTGGACCTTCCTCAAGAAGTGCTATGAACGGGGGAAGGTTTATCGAGGACATGACGTGATGCCCTGGTCGGGACGCGGGGGCAGTGCCTACAGCCAGATGGAAGTAGCCGATGGCCGTAAGCTTTCCGTCCACAAATCCATCTTCGTCCGCTTCCCGCTCAAAGACCGGGAAAACGAATACCTGCTGATCTGGACCACCACTCCCTGGACTTTGACCAGTAACGTCGCTGCCGCGATCAACCCCGACCTGGAATACGTCAAACTCAAGGCGAAAAAAGACGATGCGATTTACTACTTCGCCAAGGACAACCTCGAGTACCAGCGACTGAGTCGTGAATACAAAGAGGGCTTTGGACGTCCCGAGTGGTCCTGGCCCAAGGATGTTCCCAAACTGAAAACCCTGGCTCAGATCTTCAAAGAGCAGGGGGGATATGAGATCGTTGACACCATCAAGGGTGCTGAGATGGTAGGCTGGGAATACACTGGTCCTTTCGATAATCTGCCTGCACAGCAGACTCCAGGCGGATATCCCAGTGACGACAACCTCCTGGACCAGAGTGGTATTTCCTGCCACAAGGTTGTCGACGGTGGACGCGATTTCAAAGGGAACCCGCATGTGGTCGCCGGTGAGGGAACCGGGATCGTACATACGGCCCCCGGCTGTGGTGATGTCGACCACCAGCTTGGCAAACAACTCGGGCTGGTCGCGATTGCACCGCTGGGCGAGGATGGTCGGTTCGAGGAGGGCTTTGGTGAATTCACTGGAATGGAAGCCATCGATCCCGCGACCCCGGAACTGGTCTTCGAAAAGCTGAAAGAAAAAGAACTGCTGGTCTCAGTCGAACAATATCCCCACATCTATCCTCATTGCTGGCGGACAGGTGATGAACTGATTTTCCGCCTGGTCGATGAATGGTTCATCAATATGGACTGGCGCGAAGAGATCAAAGATATCACCCGCCAAATCGACTGGGTCCCTTCCAGTATCGACGGGGAGCAGCACGAACTCGAATGGCTGACCAACATGCGAGACTGGATGGTCTCCAAAAAGCGTTTCTGGGGTCTGGCGCTGCCGATCTGGGTGGACGAGGAAACCGGTGATTTCGAAGTCATTGGATCCCTTGATGAACTCAAGGAACGTGCTGTAGAAGGCTGGGAAGCACTCGAGGGACACACGCCACATCGTCCCTGGATCGATCAGGTGAAACTGAAAAACCCCAAGACCGGCAACCTGATGACCCGTATTCCGGATGTAGGAAATCCCTGGCTGGATGCAGGCATCGTGCCATTCTCTACAATGCATTACAACACGAACCAGGAAGAATGGGAGAAATGGTATCCGGCTGATCTGGTCACCGAATGTTTCCCTGGTCAGTTCCGTAACTGGTTCTATGCCCTGTTGTCGATGGCCACCATGATGGATGGGACTCCTCCATTCAAAACACTGCTGGGATATCGTCTGGTGTTGAATGAGGAAGGCAAACCTATGCACAAATCAGATGGGACCGCCATCTGGTTTGAAGAAGCAGCCGAGCAGTTGGGCGTCGACACAATGCGCTGGATGTATCTTGCACATAATCCCGCCAGCGATCTGCGTTTTGGCATGCGGAACCCGGACGAGCAGGTCACGCTGGAGACTCCAGAAGGCCCGATCTCAGAGACTCGCGAAGGAGCACCGACCTGTCTGGTTGAGAGTAAACCCGCCGACGAAATCCGCCGCCAGGTTTTGATTCCTCTCTGGAACTCCTACGCATTCTTTGTGAACTACGCACGGCTGGATGAATTTGATCCTTCACAGGCTGCCGTTCCTGTTGCAGATCGTCCTGAAATTGACCGCTGGATTCTGTCCAATCTCCAGGCTCTGCTGGTCTCTGCCAAGACCGAGATCGAAGCCTACAATTATGCTGGCTTCCTCAAGAATGCGACAACGTTTATTGACGATCTCTCCAACTGGTATATCCGTCGGAACCGTCGTCGGTTCTGGCGTTCACAGGATGCTAATGACACAGACAAACTGGCTGCCTACCAGACTCTTTATGAAGTTCTGGTCACGCTTTCGCAGGCACTGGCTCCGGTCATCCCGTTCCTGACCGAACGCATTTACCAGAACCTGGTAACCAGCTGGGATAAGAGTGCCCCCACCAGCGTGCACCTTTGTGATTTCCCCACCTGTGACACTACACTGCTGGATGAGAAACTCAATTTCCGCTCAGCTCAGGCTCAGATTATGGTCAAGCTGGGACACAAGCTGCGGGATGAATCGAATCAGCGAGTCCGTCAGCCGCTGGCCGAATTGCGCTATGCCTGTCAAACCCCAGAACAGGCTGAAGCGATTGAAAGCCTCGCCAGTACTGTGGAAGAGGAACTGAATATTAAGCAGGTTACCCGTTGTGAAAACCTGGATGAACTGGTCAGCTACACTTATAAACCGAACCTGAAAACACTGGGTCCCAAATACGGAAAACTGCTCGGGGTGTTGCGTAAGGAACTTCCCGAACTGGGCGATGAGGTTCTGGGACCTCTGAGACGCGGTGAATCGGTTTCACTGGAACTGGCGGACAACCAGATCGATCTGGAACCAGACGATGTTCTGGTGGGAACAGAACAGGCTGCTGACTGGGCTAGTGCCGATGAGCAGGGGATTCAGATTGCGATCTCGACAAAACTCACACCGGAACTGGAGCAGGAAGGGATGGCCCGTGACTTCGTTCGCCAGATTCAACAGCTTCGCAAAGAGGCCGATCTGGAAATCGAAGATCGGATCATTGTCACATATGATTCGCAGGGGGCAGCAGAGATCGAACAGGCTGTTTCCAACTGGACTGATTACATCCTGGGAGAAACCCTTGGAGATCAGATGGATCAGTCACAGAGCCTGACGGATGGCAAAGAAGTCACCATCGGAAATGCGAAGGCCCTGATTACAATTCAGAAAGTATAA
- a CDS encoding tRNA (cytidine(34)-2'-O)-methyltransferase has protein sequence MSSSSEPLMHVVLYQPDIPQNTGNIGRTCVAVGAKLWLVRPLGFKLDAKHLRRAGMDYWQHLNWEAVDSLQEVQERLSDRTWWKLTKFATRLLWDAEFEPGQVFLFGSESNGLPPSVRDASPECNLKLPMYEEVRSLNLASTANTVMYEAVRQFGGLP, from the coding sequence ATGTCATCCTCCTCTGAACCCCTGATGCATGTCGTCCTCTATCAGCCGGATATCCCGCAAAATACAGGAAATATCGGTCGCACCTGCGTGGCTGTGGGGGCGAAACTCTGGCTCGTCCGTCCCCTGGGATTCAAGCTGGACGCAAAACATTTGAGGCGAGCCGGGATGGATTACTGGCAACACCTGAACTGGGAAGCCGTTGACAGCCTGCAGGAAGTGCAGGAACGACTCTCAGACAGGACATGGTGGAAGCTGACCAAGTTCGCGACCCGACTGCTCTGGGATGCTGAATTTGAGCCAGGGCAAGTTTTCCTGTTCGGAAGCGAAAGCAATGGTCTGCCTCCCAGCGTCAGGGACGCGTCCCCCGAATGTAATCTGAAACTGCCGATGTATGAAGAGGTCCGCAGTCTCAATCTTGCCAGTACAGCGAATACCGTCATGTACGAAGCAGTCCGTCAGTTCGGGGGACTTCCCTGA
- a CDS encoding methyltransferase domain-containing protein, protein MTKETSPQSFLSQELLEILRDPTDGSPLVLDESQSNLNSPTSEKSYPVINGIPRFVEQEHLSSFGLQWNKYEVAHDDEDRATFTAKTGMELSDLKGLRILDAGCGGGRYCKIAAEAGGIVFGADHTTAVEKASKLCSHLDQVHLVQADLKHLPFEPESFDFVFSIGVMHHDKDTRAVFDEVARMVKPGGKYSVWLYRKNQWWQEGINSGLRKITTRMSPEKLEPWCRLGAWLGGIPVINKTLNKVINFSNHPNWENRVCDTFDWFAPAYQYHHTVDELQSWFKEAGFEQLKILPPEKTGSFYRWCYDHNLLIGSGVNVQGTKSGENQADNNPS, encoded by the coding sequence ATGACGAAAGAAACATCCCCGCAATCATTTCTTTCTCAGGAGCTCCTCGAAATCTTACGGGATCCGACAGACGGCTCACCTCTGGTTCTGGATGAATCACAGTCTAACCTCAATTCGCCAACCTCGGAAAAATCGTATCCGGTTATAAATGGGATTCCTCGCTTTGTAGAGCAGGAGCATCTTTCCAGTTTCGGTCTGCAGTGGAACAAATATGAAGTCGCTCATGATGATGAAGACCGGGCGACATTTACAGCCAAAACCGGAATGGAACTCAGCGATTTAAAAGGTCTTCGCATCCTGGATGCAGGTTGCGGCGGAGGCCGTTACTGCAAAATCGCTGCCGAGGCAGGGGGAATTGTCTTTGGCGCAGACCACACAACTGCGGTCGAAAAAGCGAGTAAACTCTGCAGCCACCTCGATCAAGTACACCTGGTTCAGGCTGACCTGAAGCACCTCCCCTTTGAACCGGAGTCATTTGATTTCGTTTTTTCAATCGGCGTGATGCACCACGACAAAGATACCCGGGCCGTCTTCGACGAAGTAGCCCGGATGGTCAAGCCGGGTGGTAAGTATTCAGTCTGGCTCTATCGGAAAAACCAATGGTGGCAGGAAGGCATCAATTCCGGGCTGCGAAAAATCACTACGCGCATGTCCCCGGAAAAACTGGAGCCCTGGTGCCGCCTGGGAGCATGGCTGGGTGGGATTCCCGTGATCAATAAAACCTTGAATAAGGTCATCAATTTCAGTAACCACCCCAACTGGGAAAACCGGGTCTGCGATACCTTTGACTGGTTCGCGCCTGCTTACCAGTACCACCATACCGTAGACGAATTACAAAGCTGGTTTAAAGAAGCTGGTTTTGAACAGCTCAAAATACTCCCCCCGGAAAAAACAGGGAGTTTCTACCGCTGGTGCTATGATCACAATTTACTGATCGGCAGCGGCGTGAATGTCCAGGGAACGAAATCAGGAGAGAATCAGGCAGACAACAATCCGTCTTGA
- a CDS encoding ferredoxin--NADP reductase, whose protein sequence is MNPSNPPTGQSNAEIEELRNKYYNATVQDLRMPHAHLMIMRVKPDAEVPRFSGGQYTTLGLGSWEHRVDGGPLAELPKQKLIRRAYSISCPMLDVQGDLLANDEIDYLEFYITLVLRPDTDDPPLTPRLFNLKEGDRLHLGKKPVGTYTLKPVEPEDNVIFAGTGTGEAPHNSMTIELLKRGHTGQIVSMTCVRYRGDLGYLDQQKQLQQKYPNYHYGSFTTREPENIDSNHPQYVGKQYLQDMIIPEKFEAQFGWSPEPEKTHVFLCGNPSMIGLPEKNDQGELVFPESKGMVELLSEQGYKLSTPKSPGNIHFEKYW, encoded by the coding sequence ATGAATCCATCGAATCCTCCGACCGGGCAATCGAATGCTGAAATAGAAGAACTACGCAACAAGTATTACAACGCAACAGTCCAGGATTTGCGCATGCCTCACGCGCATCTCATGATCATGCGTGTGAAGCCTGATGCAGAGGTTCCCCGCTTCTCTGGGGGCCAATATACAACCCTGGGCCTCGGTTCCTGGGAACATCGAGTCGATGGCGGACCTCTCGCAGAATTACCGAAGCAGAAGCTGATCCGACGCGCATATTCGATTTCTTGCCCTATGCTTGACGTCCAGGGAGATCTCCTGGCCAATGACGAGATTGATTACCTGGAATTTTATATCACTCTGGTTCTGCGGCCCGACACTGATGATCCACCGCTGACTCCCCGCCTGTTCAATCTGAAAGAAGGCGATCGACTGCATCTTGGTAAAAAACCGGTCGGCACATACACACTTAAACCAGTCGAACCTGAAGATAACGTCATCTTTGCCGGAACCGGAACTGGCGAGGCCCCGCATAACTCCATGACGATTGAATTACTCAAACGTGGACATACCGGGCAAATCGTATCAATGACCTGTGTTCGCTATCGAGGTGACCTGGGTTACCTCGATCAGCAGAAACAACTACAGCAAAAGTATCCGAACTACCACTATGGATCATTCACGACTCGTGAACCGGAAAATATTGATTCAAATCATCCTCAATACGTAGGGAAACAGTATCTGCAGGATATGATCATACCGGAGAAATTTGAGGCGCAATTCGGTTGGTCGCCCGAACCTGAAAAAACACACGTTTTTCTCTGTGGCAACCCTTCCATGATTGGTCTACCCGAGAAAAACGATCAGGGCGAGTTGGTTTTCCCTGAATCCAAGGGAATGGTTGAACTGCTTTCCGAGCAGGGATACAAACTCTCAACTCCGAAGAGTCCGGGAAATATCCACTTCGAGAAATATTGGTAA